The proteins below are encoded in one region of Stieleria sp. JC731:
- a CDS encoding glycosyltransferase — translation MSRLAILSAPGSRGDVNPMIAIGVELRRRGFDVAIALAEPYAPIAEAAGLQPHSLIDQQQFDSMLSDASTWKLLRGMRRVIKGIASDFLTPHFELIQRLYRPGKTVLVSHPLDFGSRIFREVEESVPLVDIHLAPVMLRVPHAPARLTPWRFEPTANPHLFRFAYWLGDRVILDPLLSPAINRIRQRYGLRRVSRVMDRWWISPDRVLALYPEWYAPSTLNVLEQLRHVGFPRHDGTDESFVVPDNRPVVFTGGTANWHTRKFFQVAATTCEKLNLPGLLLANHQQCFPDDLPEIVRAQTYAPLAKLLPHCRAIVHHGGIGTTSQALASGVPQLVRPMAFDQFDNAARIESLSCGICLQNDRDLASDLCRLLNDKTIASSVVSTATLFDGSYPIGRAADEIEIVMTGQSVKALQPSEDFTV, via the coding sequence ATGAGTCGACTCGCGATCCTTTCGGCTCCCGGTTCACGCGGCGATGTCAATCCGATGATCGCCATCGGTGTCGAACTTCGGCGTCGTGGTTTCGACGTCGCGATCGCATTGGCAGAACCCTATGCACCGATCGCCGAGGCGGCCGGACTGCAACCGCATAGCTTGATCGATCAGCAGCAGTTCGATTCGATGTTGTCGGATGCGTCGACTTGGAAATTGTTGCGAGGGATGCGGCGGGTGATAAAAGGGATCGCATCGGATTTCTTAACACCGCATTTCGAGCTGATCCAAAGGCTCTATCGTCCCGGCAAGACCGTGCTGGTGTCGCACCCGCTTGATTTTGGCTCCCGTATTTTCCGCGAGGTCGAAGAGAGTGTCCCGTTGGTGGATATTCATTTGGCGCCAGTGATGCTTCGAGTCCCACACGCGCCGGCTCGTCTGACACCGTGGCGATTCGAACCGACGGCCAACCCGCATTTGTTTAGGTTCGCCTATTGGCTGGGTGACCGAGTGATCTTGGATCCTTTGTTGTCGCCCGCGATCAATCGAATCCGTCAGCGATACGGATTGCGGCGAGTCAGTCGCGTGATGGACCGCTGGTGGATATCACCGGACCGTGTGTTGGCACTGTATCCGGAGTGGTATGCCCCTTCGACGTTGAATGTGCTTGAACAGCTTCGGCATGTCGGATTCCCCCGTCACGATGGGACGGATGAATCATTCGTGGTGCCCGACAACCGACCCGTTGTGTTTACTGGTGGGACGGCAAATTGGCATACGCGAAAGTTCTTTCAGGTTGCGGCAACGACTTGCGAGAAATTGAATTTGCCTGGTTTACTGTTGGCCAATCACCAGCAGTGCTTTCCTGATGATCTTCCAGAAATCGTGCGTGCACAAACGTATGCACCACTAGCGAAACTTCTCCCGCATTGTCGCGCGATTGTTCATCACGGGGGAATCGGTACGACTTCTCAAGCACTTGCCTCGGGGGTGCCGCAACTGGTTCGCCCGATGGCTTTTGACCAGTTCGACAATGCTGCCAGGATTGAATCCCTGTCCTGTGGGATTTGCCTGCAAAACGATCGTGACCTTGCAAGCGACCTGTGTCGCTTGCTAAATGACAAAACGATCGCTAGCTCGGTTGTTTCCACCGCCACATTGTTTGACGGTTCCTACCCAATTGGTCGGGCAGCGGACGAAATCGAAATCGTCATGACCGG
- a CDS encoding sigma 54-interacting transcriptional regulator, whose amino-acid sequence MVAYLAVQNGPEKGRHFLLDPDRPMHVGRGSTCEIMLSDPVASRFHAVVYFEEGLWQVRDTGSRNGTLVNGQKIDSAQIIDQTLVKIGGTEILFVSPDEDTEVEEAFQTIVQDISMSGQDEYDDPMRDIAHAGYLFDLYQLSLSMLRSGNPNDIIDSVLELLRDRANADAVGLSFDIGDGRQRPHKVSPADQLDRVKISKTILRRVIGNGEAIWANDKRSDDADDSKELSKKQKWSDAIYVPLDTHEANIGVLHLYRDEPSFNEIDFELAVAAARLLAIGLQRALEHDTLKVEAKQIAQRNADTDELIGESQVMVRLKEKITRVAKANGCVLIRGESGCGKELVARAVHRSSKRSRRPMLTVNCAAIPSELIESQLFGHKKGSFTGADADHEGWFQQAHTGTLFLDEIGELTLEGQAKLLRILEGHPFLPVGGTQEVHVDVRVIAATNRDLAEFVREKRFREDLFYRLSVFELLIPPLREREGDIDLLVDHFLNHFRAQHGRSKLELSDQARKRMQDYMWPGNVRQLRNVVDSAVVMADGTAIEPDDLGLRDAGVSRLDTFRLDEWEKRLITKALERTDGNVPNAAKLLGISRATAYRKISEYEIDR is encoded by the coding sequence ATGGTCGCCTACCTCGCAGTCCAGAACGGCCCCGAAAAAGGCCGGCATTTCCTATTGGATCCCGATCGCCCGATGCATGTCGGGCGAGGCTCCACGTGCGAGATCATGTTGTCTGATCCGGTCGCGAGCCGCTTTCATGCCGTCGTTTACTTCGAAGAAGGCCTGTGGCAGGTGCGCGACACCGGCAGTCGCAATGGCACGTTAGTCAACGGTCAGAAAATCGACTCGGCCCAGATCATCGATCAAACGCTGGTCAAAATCGGCGGCACAGAGATTCTGTTTGTCAGCCCCGATGAAGACACCGAGGTTGAAGAGGCGTTTCAAACGATCGTTCAAGACATCTCCATGTCGGGGCAGGACGAATACGACGATCCGATGCGTGACATCGCGCACGCGGGGTATTTGTTTGACCTTTATCAGCTGAGCCTGTCGATGCTGCGATCGGGCAATCCGAATGACATCATCGATTCGGTGTTGGAACTGCTGCGTGATCGAGCCAACGCGGACGCGGTCGGCTTGTCGTTTGATATCGGTGACGGCCGCCAACGTCCCCATAAAGTAAGTCCCGCCGATCAGCTTGACCGAGTCAAAATCAGCAAAACAATTTTGCGGCGAGTCATTGGAAACGGCGAAGCCATTTGGGCAAATGACAAACGGTCCGATGACGCCGATGATTCGAAGGAATTGTCGAAGAAGCAAAAGTGGTCCGACGCGATTTACGTTCCGCTGGATACACATGAAGCGAACATCGGTGTGCTGCACCTGTATCGGGATGAGCCATCGTTCAATGAGATCGATTTCGAATTGGCTGTCGCGGCAGCACGCCTTTTGGCCATCGGTCTTCAGCGTGCGTTGGAGCATGACACTCTGAAAGTCGAAGCCAAGCAGATCGCTCAGCGCAACGCGGATACGGATGAGCTAATTGGCGAAAGTCAGGTGATGGTTCGGCTGAAAGAAAAGATCACACGTGTCGCAAAAGCCAACGGCTGTGTCCTTATCCGCGGCGAAAGTGGCTGCGGCAAAGAGCTTGTCGCGCGAGCCGTTCATCGCAGCAGCAAACGTTCTCGCCGTCCAATGCTGACCGTGAACTGCGCCGCGATACCTTCGGAGCTAATCGAAAGCCAACTGTTCGGACACAAAAAAGGCTCCTTTACGGGAGCGGATGCCGATCACGAAGGGTGGTTCCAGCAGGCACACACTGGGACGCTGTTTCTGGACGAAATTGGCGAGCTGACATTGGAAGGCCAAGCCAAGCTGCTGCGGATTCTGGAGGGACATCCCTTCCTGCCCGTCGGCGGAACACAGGAAGTCCACGTCGATGTGCGAGTCATCGCGGCAACCAACCGAGATCTTGCCGAATTCGTTCGTGAAAAACGCTTCCGCGAAGACCTGTTCTATCGGTTGAGTGTTTTCGAATTGCTAATACCGCCGCTTCGTGAACGGGAAGGCGATATCGACCTGCTCGTGGATCATTTCCTAAATCACTTTCGAGCTCAGCACGGTCGATCTAAATTAGAGCTATCCGATCAAGCACGAAAGCGAATGCAGGATTACATGTGGCCTGGCAATGTTCGCCAGCTTCGCAATGTGGTCGACAGCGCAGTCGTCATGGCAGACGGTACCGCGATTGAGCCTGATGATTTGGGTTTGCGTGATGCCGGTGTAAGTCGCTTAGATACGTTCCGGCTCGATGAGTGGGAAAAGCGTCTGATTACCAAAGCTCTGGAACGGACAGACGGCAATGTGCCCAATGCGGCAAAGCTGTTGGGAATCAGTCGCGCGACGGCCTATCGAAAGATTTCCGAATACGAAATCGATCGTTAG